The following are encoded in a window of Gossypium raimondii isolate GPD5lz chromosome 13, ASM2569854v1, whole genome shotgun sequence genomic DNA:
- the LOC105782078 gene encoding PHD finger-like domain-containing protein 5A — protein sequence MAKHHPDLIMCRKQPGIAIGRLCEKHDGKCVVCDSLVHPCTLVGVCDECNYGSFQSKCVICGGVGISDAYYCKECTQLEKDRDGCPKIVNLESAKTDLYYERKKYGFKKR from the coding sequence ATGGCCAAGCATCACCCCGATTTGATCATGTGCCGGAAGCAGCCCGGTATTGCGATAGGACGACTGTGCGAGAAACATGATGGAAAATGCGTAGTTTGCGACTCCCTCGTTCATCCTTGCACGCTTGTTGGGGTCTGCGATGAATGCAACTATGGCTCGTTTCAAAGTAAGTGTGTTATCTGTGGAGGTGTAGGAATATCCGATGCATATTACTGTAAAGAGTGTACACAACTAGAAAAAGACCGAGATGGTTGTCCCAAAATCGTTAACCTCGAGAGTGCTAAAACCGACTTGTACTACGAGCGTAAGAAATATGGTTTTAAGAAACGATGA
- the LOC105782077 gene encoding PHD finger-like domain-containing protein 5A: MAKHHPDLIMCRKQPGIAIGRLCEKHDGKCVVCDSHVHPCTLVRVCDECSYGSFQSKCVICGGVGISDAYYCKECTQLEKDRDGCPKIVNLGSAKTDVYYERKKYDFKKR, from the coding sequence ATGGCCAAGCATCACCCCGATTTGATCATGTGCCGGAAGCAGCCCGGTATTGCGATAGGACGACTGTGCGAGAAACATGATGGAAAATGCGTAGTTTGCGACTCCCACGTTCATCCTTGCACGCTTGTTCGGGTCTGCGATGAATGCAGCTATGGCTCGTTTCAAAGTAAGTGTGTTATCTGTGGAGGTGTAGGAATATCCGATGCATATTACTGTAAAGAGTGTACACAACTAGAAAAAGACCGAGATGGTTGTCCCAAAATCGTTAACCTCGGGAGTGCTAAAACCGACGTGTACTACGAGCGTAAGAAATATGATTTTAAGAAACGATGA
- the LOC105782079 gene encoding protein PSY3 — protein sequence MSFKAKFCFFLLFTLTIVSSARKAISISSGDEMLIATEERSLMANIEDYSEPTANRGHDPASRARGGGGNGRGRGRSRGRKG from the exons atgaGTTTTAAAGCTAagttttgcttctttcttctaTTTACATTGACTATAGTGTCCTCGGCTCGTAAGGCGATTTCAATTTCATCCG GAGATGAGATGTTGATTGCTACGGAAGAAAGGTCTCTAATGGCGAACATTGAAGATTACAGTGAACCAACGGCGAATCGTGGCCATGATCCTGCTTCAAGGGCTAGAGGTGGCGGTGGAAATGGCCGTGGCCGAGGCCGTAGCAGAGGTCGAAAGGGTTAA
- the LOC105782074 gene encoding uncharacterized protein LOC105782074 — MRITRAMLRSLIGGFTRPVQYLGTVRSFSTANKFDGNIPNSGSFESSEEFEGRIFGGFSSDSPKAQAFYEKLDKVERSRYRFGPSMANRDEPMTDGLDESFSTLSDGMDMKLKKAATYFEFDLNEVQKNDYAFRPDVTFHSGSTYEPKDLDLRRPGVRKPPKTATFEVTTEEVLKKADFRNVKFLAQFLTEAGIIIKRSSTGISAKAQRKVAREIKTARAFGLMPFTTMGTKSFVFGRSMEVDNKDYEYEAFDDMTPAMDEKDA, encoded by the exons ATGAGAATCACTCGAGCTATGTTGAGATCACTCATTGGTGGTTTTACACGTCCAGTTCAGTATCTTGGAACTGTTAGATCTTTCTCCACAGCAAATAAGTTTGATGGAAATATTCCGAATTCCGGTTCGTTTGAATCATCTGAAGAATTTGAAGGAAGAATATTCGGTGGGTTTTCCAGTGATAGTCCAAAAGCTCAAGCTTTTTACGAAAAGCTTGATAAAGTTGAGAGGTCTCGATATCGATTTGGTCCTTCGATGGCTAATAGAGACGAGCCAATGACGGATGGATTGGACGAGAGTTTCAGTACGTTATCGGATGGAATggatatgaaattgaagaaagcaGCCACTTACTTTGAGTTTGATCTCAATGAAGttcaaaaaaatgattatgCTTTTAGACCCGATGTTACCTTTCATTCCGGATCGACATACGAACCCAAG GATCTCGATCTTAGAAGACCGGGAGTACGTAAACCTCCCAAAACTGCCACATTTGAAGTAACTACAGAGGAAGTACTGAAAAAAGCTGATTTCCGG AATGTAAAGTTCCTGGCACAGTTCTTAACCGAGGCTGGAATCATTATAAAGCGGAGCTCG ACCGGTATTAGTGCCAAGGCTCAAAGGAAGGTTGCGAGAGAGATCAAGACTGCTCGAGCGTTCGGTTTAATGCCATTTACAACGATGGGGACAAAGTCATTCGTTTTTGGAAGATCAATGGAAGTTGATAATAAAGATTATGAATACGAGGCTTTCGATGACATGACTCCCGCGATGGACGAAAAAGATGCTTGA
- the LOC105782080 gene encoding metallothionein-like protein 1, with product MSSGCNCGSSCSCGDSCSCSRNLNLGYSEKTTSTQTIISGVAPVKMTFEGPEMSTTESGHGCKCGSNCSCDPCNC from the exons atgtcttCAGGTTGCAATTGCGGATCTAGCTGCAGCTGCGGTGACAGCTGCTC ATGCAGCAGGAACCTTAACCTTGGATACTCGGAGAAGACAACCAGCACTCAGACCATCATCTCCGGAGTTGCGCCAGTGAAGAT GACCTTTGAGGGACCAGAGATGAGCACTACTGAATCAGGACATGGATGCAAGTGTGGATCAAACTGCTCTTGTGATCCATGCAACTGTTGA